Proteins encoded within one genomic window of Humulus lupulus chromosome 1, drHumLupu1.1, whole genome shotgun sequence:
- the LOC133788574 gene encoding pentatricopeptide repeat-containing protein At2g21090, which yields MRSFSSPTTFDQTTTFRTNLKKRYPGTKLPCVVQNLINEFSRGNISQFISSLDLLVYKGIRLPSKTLAHLLQQCGNRRSLREGKWVHLHLKVTGLKRPGTFLENHLINMYFKCGSDVDARKVFDKMAVRNLYSWNNMLSGYVKMKKLKAARRMFDQMPEKDFVSWNTMVIAYAQNELFHEALELYKELRRSSIGYNEFSFAGALTVCVKLKELELTRQIHGQILVAGFLSNVVLSSSVVDAYSKCGEMEDARRYFDEMPLRDVLVWTTMVSGYAKWGHMKSASELFHLMPEKNPVSWTALIAGYARNGMGYEALTLFTKMIMFRLRPDQFTFSSCLCACAGIAALKQGKQIHGYLIRTNFRPNKIVVSSLIDMYTKCGSLETAHRAFNLLGNKQEVILWNTMISALAQHGHGKEAIQMFEDIIRSGVKLDRVTFVVILSACSHSGLVQEGLRIFNSMTPDHGIIPDQEHYACLIDILGRAGCFEELMNQIDKMPCEPGYQVWNSLLGVCRIHRNLELGRKAAERLIELNPQFPDAYMFLSSIYAMLGRWELVQKVRQLMNKRHVRKERSVSWIEIDNKVHAFTVSDRLHPMTEAIYSVLRELATHSLILNTKR from the coding sequence ATGCGCTCATTCTCTTCCCCGACGACTTTCGATCAAACCACAACGTTTCGTACAAATCTGAAGAAACGCTATCCTGGGACCAAGCTTCCCTGTGTGGTCCAAAACCTCATAAATGAATTCTCTCGGGGAAATATTTCTCAGTTTATCTCTTCTCTTGATCTATTAGTTTACAAAGGGATTCGCTTGCCTTCGAAAACTCTTGCTCATCTTCTCCAACAATGCGGAAACAGAAGGTCGCTTCGAGAAGGAAAATGGGTTCACCTTCATTTGAAGGTTACTGGGCTGAAGCGCCCAGGAACGTTTTTGGAAAATCATTTGATCAATATGTATTTCAAATGCGGTAGTGATGTTGATGCTCGCAAGGTGTTTGATAAAATGGCTGTGAGGAATCTGTACTCATGGAACAATATGCTTTCTGGGTATGTGAAGATGAAAAAGTTAAAGGCTGCCCGGAGGATGTTTGATCAAATGCCGGAGAAGGACTTTGTGTCATGGAATACAATGGTGATTGCATATGCTCAGAATGAATTGTTTCATGAGGCTTTGGAGCTCTACAAAGAGTTGCGGAGATCGTCAATTGGCTATAACGAATTCAGTTTTGCAGGTGCTTTGACTGTGTGTGTTAAGTTAAAGGAATTGGAGCTTACTAGGCAGATTCATGGACAGATTTTGGTAGCCGGGTTTTTGTCAAATGTGGTGCTTTCGAGTTCAGTTGTTGATGCGTATTCAAAGTGTGGGGAGATGGAAGATGCAAGAAGATATTTTGATGAAATGCCGCTAAGGGATGTCCTTGTTTGGACCACTATGGTTTCTGGATATGCCAAATGGGGACATATGAAATCTGCTAGTGAATTGTTTCATCTGATGCCTGAGAAGAACCCTGTCTCCTGGACGGCTTTGATCGCTGGCTATGCTAGAAATGGTATGGGGTATGAAGCACTAACATTGTTCACAAAAATGATAATGTTTCGATTAAGACCTGATCAGTTTACCTTCAGTAGCTGTCTTTGTGCTTGTGCTGGTATAGCTGCACTTAAGCAAGGAAAGCAAATACATGGCTATTTGATACGTACGAATTTCAGACCCAACAAAATAGTTGTTAGCTCTCTCATTGACATGTACACAAAATGTGGGAGTTTGGAAACTGCTCACCGGGCCTTTAACCTCTTGGGAAATAAGCAAGAGGTCATATTATGGAACACAATGATATCTGCCTTAGCACAGCATGGTCATGGTAAAGAGGCAATACAGATGTTTGAAGACATAATCAGATCAGGAGTGAAGCTAGATAGGGTCACCTTTGTTGTGATTCTCAGTGCATGTAGTCATTCAGGTCTAGTGCAGGAAGGGCTTAGAATTTTCAATTCCATGACGCCAGATCATGGCATTATTCCTGATCAAGAACATTACGCTTGCCTAATTGATATCTTGGGTCGGGCTGGATGTTTCGAAGAATTGATGAACCAGATTGACAAGATGCCATGTGAGCCAGGTTATCAAGTTTGGAATTCTTTACTAGGCGTCTGTAGAATTCACAGAAACTTGGAGCTGGGAAGAAAAGCTGCCGAACGTCTTATCGAGTTAAACCCTCAGTTCCCTGATGCCTATATGTTTCTTTCCAGCATATATGCCATGCTTGGGAGATGGGAACTGGTACAGAAGGTGAGGCAGCTTATGAACAAAAGACATGTGAGAAAAGAACGTTCAGTTAGTTGGATAGAAATTGATAACAAAGTGCATGCATTTACTGTATCTGATAGGTTACATCCAATGACAGAAGCCATATACTCAGTTTTGAGAGAGTTAGCTACCCATTCCTTAATCCTTAACACCAAGAGGTAA
- the LOC133792994 gene encoding uncharacterized protein LOC133792994 yields MIKHKFIDIKIKYTAADIVRDLKHYHEVQVKYSKAWRSREKAIEKVRGKAADSYAEFPTLNASIKGWNYCVPVVIVDGTFLKSAYGETLLVAATQDAKGRIFPLAFCVVDSENDDSWEWFFENFKKAYGVRECMSIVSDRHESIIKATNTMYPEVPHGACTFHLLKNMKSKFKKNSKKFKDIFFTAANAYTVKKFEYHMRELDRIDNRLQPYLQNIGYDRWARVHSPHNRYSNMTSNIVESLNSPIVAVRELPICTMLECLRGLVQQWSWTNRKIANATSTKLTEKHEGILNDNYIYSLKFQMDQLPCAHAIATLKEMNQDPYKYCSPYYSKEAMVATYQEIVYPIGNEDTWEIPEHIKAVKVHPPEGRIRVAFCYIGYVFDVEGSCNDFVIEVAIGCSGFAFKIAKLAALGSNRLAFEVAFKMQN; encoded by the exons ATGATCAAGCACAAGTTCATAGACATCAAAATAAAGTACACAGCTGCAGATATTGTTAGGGACTTGAAACATTATCATGAAGTGCAAGTCAAATACAGCAAAGCTTGGAGGTCTAGAGAAAAAGCTATTGAAAAAGTGAGAGGAAAAGCAGCTGACTCTTATGCAGAATTTCCTA CATTGAATGCTTCAATTAAAGGTTGGAACTATTGCGTACCTGTTGTAATAGTTGATGGGACTTTTTTAAAATCAGCGTATGGAGAGACATTATTGGTTGCAGCCACTCAAGATGCAAAAGGTAGAATCTTCCCCCTAGCATTTTGTGTAGTTGATTCAGAGAATGATGATTCTTGGGAGTGGTTCTTTGAGAATTTCAAGAAAGCTTATGGTGTAAGAGAATGCATGAGCATCGTATCTGATCGACATGAAAGCATCATAAAAGCAACCAACACAATGTACCCAGAAGTACCACATGGGGCTTGCACCTTCCATCTACTAAAAAACATGAAAAGCAAGTTCAAGAAGAACTCAAAAAAGTTCAAGGATATATTTTTCACAGCTGCAAATGCATACACTGTCAAAAAGTTTGAGTACCACATGAGAGAACTTGATAGGATTGACAACAGGCTACAACCTTACCTACAAAATATTGGCTACGACAGATGGGCAAGAGTTCACTCACCACACAATAGATACTCAAACATGACATCGAACATTGTAGAATCCTTGAATTCTCCAATCGTAGCAGTAAGAGAGCTACCAATTTGTACAATGCTAGAGTGTTTACGAGGTTTGGTTCAACAATGGAGTTGGACTAATAGGAAGATAGCAAATGCAACCTCCACCAAGTTGACTGAGAAGCATGAAGGGATCTTGAATGACAACTACATCTACTCATTAAA GTTTCAGATGGATCAACTTCCTTGTGCCCATGCAATTGCTACTCTTAAAGAAATGAATCAAGATCCATATAAATATTGTTCTCCATATTATAGCAAGGAAGCCATGGTTGCAACCTATCAAGAAATTGTATACCCAATTGGCAATGAAGACACTTGGGAAATACCTGAACATATCAAAGCTGTGaaagtacaccctccagaaggAAGAATAAGG GTTGCATTTTGTTATATTGGGTATGTGTTTGATGTTGAAGGGAGTTGCAATGACTTTGTAATTGAGGTGGCAATAGGTTGTAGTGGGTTCGCATTTAAGATAGCGAAATTGGCTGCATTAGGTTCAAAtaggcttgcatttgaggttgcatttAAGATGCAAAATTAG